A segment of the Flavobacterium azooxidireducens genome:
TTCACGGTCATTCTGTTGGCGGAACAAACCCATCTTTGCTCGAAGCAATGGCTTCCAAAGCACTGATTTTAGCTCACAACAATGATTTTAACAAAGGAATAATCAAACAAAACGGCTATTATTTCGCTAATGCCGAAGAGGTAAAAAATTTACTGCTCACTATCAAAAAAAATGATAACTTGCAATTTATTCAAAACAACTTTGAAGCCATTGTAAACGAATTTAATTGGGATAAAATAAATGGAGAATACCTCAGTCTTTTTGAGCAATGTATGGCACGATCTAAAACAGGAAAATAAAGAACATTTTTCATTTATTCCTTTTTTGCTTTTACTCTGTACCATTCCAATGCCATTAGGAATAAATAATGTTTGTTTAAGTATATTTCTCTTTTCTGTTCTTTATAAGTTCAAAACGTTTAAATTTCAGTACTCACTTTTATTGGTTATTGCACTTTTTCTGCTGATGATAATCTCTTATTTCTGGAGTATTGATGCTAAGGCAACCCTAAAAGCCATTCCCAAAGAAATTGGATTGTTACTAATTCCACTATGTTTTATGATTATGAGGCCGTTTTCAAAAGAACAACGGCAAAAAATCATAAAATACTACAGTTATGCCATGGTAATTTATGTGGTTTTTTATTTAATCAAGGCTATTGTGAGATTTTTATTGTCTAGCGATACAAATGTGTTTTTTTATCATGAATTAGTGACTAAAGAAGTAAACGCTATTCACGTTTCGGTGTATGTTTCCATTGCCTTTTTTTACTTTTTTACAAAAGAAATCAAATCTAAAGTAGATACAATTATTACTTTATTGCTTTTTGTATTCATCTTTCTTTTGTCTTCCAAAAACATCATTATTGTTTTTATTGTTTTAATATTAATAGAGTTTTTCTTTTTTTCAAAAAGCGGACATAAAATGAGAATGCGAAATCTAATCGTTCTTGGTTTAATTCTCGGTTCATTTTTATTTATAGGAAAAATTAAAGATAGGTTTAAAGCAGAATTTCAATCAAATACAGAAAAAAGCATTAGCCACACCGTTTTAGATTTAGATAAAAGTTTAGAAGGTGTAAACGTATTAAGTATTAAAGAAGCTTGGACCAACGAAAAATTCTCCCCCAACGACTTTTTCCCCGGAACAGCTTTTAGAGTATATCAAGCCAGAATGTTTTTTGAACTATTTCAGGAGGAAAATGTTTTTTGGACAGGCTATGGCTTAAATGCATCCTATAAAAAACTAGAAGAAAAAGCTATTCAATATGATGTTTTTAGAGGAAATGAAAGTCAAGAAGGCTATCAAAACAAAAACTTTCATAACCAATATATTCAAAATTTTGCTGAACTTGGCTTCTTTGGTTTTTTGATTTTAATAGTTTTACTCGTTTTAAATTTAAAAAATGCAACAAAAAACAAAGATTTTGTGCAAATTGCTTTCGCAATTCTGATGATAAGTTTATTTTTGACAGAATCTTTTTTATGGAGACAACGAGGCGTTATGTTTTTTAGTTTGCTTTACTGTCTTTTTAATGCAAAAGATTTTTTTGCCCCTAATAAAAATTAAAATATGAAAAGAATACTTATAACTGGAGCAGCCGGGTTTTTAGGCTCGCATCTTTGTGATCGATTTAT
Coding sequences within it:
- a CDS encoding O-antigen ligase family protein, producing the protein MENTSVFLSNVWHDLKQENKEHFSFIPFLLLLCTIPMPLGINNVCLSIFLFSVLYKFKTFKFQYSLLLVIALFLLMIISYFWSIDAKATLKAIPKEIGLLLIPLCFMIMRPFSKEQRQKIIKYYSYAMVIYVVFYLIKAIVRFLLSSDTNVFFYHELVTKEVNAIHVSVYVSIAFFYFFTKEIKSKVDTIITLLLFVFIFLLSSKNIIIVFIVLILIEFFFFSKSGHKMRMRNLIVLGLILGSFLFIGKIKDRFKAEFQSNTEKSISHTVLDLDKSLEGVNVLSIKEAWTNEKFSPNDFFPGTAFRVYQARMFFELFQEENVFWTGYGLNASYKKLEEKAIQYDVFRGNESQEGYQNKNFHNQYIQNFAELGFFGFLILIVLLVLNLKNATKNKDFVQIAFAILMISLFLTESFLWRQRGVMFFSLLYCLFNAKDFFAPNKN